Below is a genomic region from Henckelia pumila isolate YLH828 chromosome 3, ASM3356847v2, whole genome shotgun sequence.
cgacccttattttaaacCAGATAAAGGGGGATACaacatcttttaaaaaaatgtacatatatataataacacaTCGCGAGGCGAAGGGAAAGGCAAACAAACACAGACTCCACAACACAAGAATTTTCTTCTTCATCAGTTTGCTGCATCCCTGCTGTAGTATTGATCGAGTGTTTTAGCTGGGATACGGTGAAGAAGCTCCCGGGGAAAGATCCGGAGCAGTGTCCATGCCAGGTCCAGTGACTGGAAGATGTTACGGGTGTCGTATGCTCCTTGTGCGACAAACTTCCTCTCAAATTTATCGAGAAACTCAAGATATAGCTGTTCCAAATGAATGGGGCTCAATTAGTTATCTCACATATTTTTGTATCAGGAAAATTTGTATTCGGTTAGTGACTGACCAGATCTTCTGAGGAAAGTGCTTCTTCTCCAACCACAGCTTTCATTGCCTGGACATCCTTTCCAATTGCATAGTTTGCATATAGCTGTGAATATTGAATTTAGAGTACATCATTAACTTACTACAAACAAGAAATGCAACTGTAGTTTGTTTGCCTGACCCTGCCCGTGGAGAGCAGAATTGGTTTTGTACATTAGACAATATACCTGGTTAGATACATCGGAGTGATCCCTACGGGTCATGCCCTCTCCAATGGCACTCTGCAATACATTGAGAGAAGATATAACACATAGTGTACCGACGATACCCCCTCTCAGATTACTCAACACAAGACCACATATATACATTCTACATACCTTCATCAGACGAGACAAGGATGGCAGCACATTTATAGGAGGGTATATCTGTCAGTTCAAAGCAAGTAATTTTATCGGGTTAAGTTTGCCCAACACAAAAGATAAAATGCATTTATCTCAAATCCTGACTAATCTCAAATTGGATCTATAAATTGAAGATCTTAGACCAAACTTGAAAAGATTTTGTCATGGTTTGTACAGGTACTATGAGAAGCTAATTGGCATGCATCATCTATCTATACCTGCCGATTATGAAGTTGCCTGTCGATATATATTTGCCCCTCAGTAATATAACCAGTAAGATCTGGAGTTGGATGGGTGATGTCTGCCCGattgaaataaaaaaagaaaaagagacaaAATCAggctcattaaaaaaaaaaatgtgtcaAGTGAAACATATTTTTTGTTACTTCTGCATTACCATCATTAGGCATAGTCAGAATAGGGATTTGTGTAATGGATCCCTTTCTTCCTTCAATACGTCCAGCACGTTCATAGATAGTAGCAAGATCAGTGTACATGTAACCAGGATATCCACGCCTTCCAGGCACTTCTTCTCGAGCCGCAGATACCTATAAAGGAATTCATACTGTAGTTGGCACTCATAGCTATGATgagaaattgaagaaaaaaatatcTTCTGATTGAAGTAGTAAATTGCAGCAAAGATGAAGATAGTAACCATATATATAAAGGTACATCATATGAACTGTTACAATAATAGACATAGACACACTAACACTCCTAATAACACGACAAATAAGACAAAAGAGGTACTTTGTGTTTCTAATGACTGATAAAATAAGAGGGTTCTCGTTTGAAATAAATAGTAAAGAAGGGCCGTGGTGGTGCTGTTACCTCACGGAGAGCATCAGCATAAGAACTCATATCTGTCAATATGACCAGAACATGCTTCCCACATTCATATGCCAAGTATTCTGCAGTTGTCAGAGCGATACGTGGAGTAATGATGCGTTCTATTGTTGGGTCATTTGCCTGCAGAGGACAAAATAACAGTGAAAACAGTACATCAACACTGTTTACAGGGGCAAACATAATCGATTGAACAGTTACCAAGTTAAGAAAAAGGGTCACTCTCTCCATGGATCCATTTTCCTCGAAATCACGTTTGAAGAACTGGGCTGTTTCCATGTTGACTCCCATAGCTGCAAAGACAATGGCAAAATTGTCTTCTCCATCATGCTGTAGCATAAAAGCAGATAATAAGAATCGACAAAAAAGTAACTGCTGGAGATATCAAAGCCCAAAGGTAAGAAAATCAGGTATAAAATACAGTAATAAATTATCCCATGCAGTAGAAAACCTTGCTAATGTCCACAAAGGTCCAAATGAACGCTCTCGCAACAAGAAAGAGAGAATATTCTCTCTGAAGAACACCATGTTACATTTATATGGGCTTCAGCAATACACTCAACAATGCAACCAAAGCATTAAGCAACAAAAACTAAATGGATATCAAGCATAATTAGAGAGTCCAACTAAGCAACAGCACATAGGGATCAATGATAGTTTCTCAAGTGAATAACTTTTGTAGAGGGATCACATACATCAAGAAGATTATCAGATTTCTCCAACCGTTTGACCAAACCAGCCTGACGACAGATTTGGGCAGCAATTTCATTGTGAGGAAGACCAGCAGCAGAAAAAAGAGGAATCTTTTGCCCTCGGGCAATGGAGTTCATGACATCAATAGTAGAAATTCCAGTCTGTATCATTTCTTCAGGATAAGTTCTCTCGCTAGGATTGATGGAACTCCCTGAAGAAAACAGGGTAAAGAATACATCAAGTGTGCAGGCAACATGTATACACAAGGACACAAGTTAACTCATACTCTAGTGTTACTTGCCAGAAATATCCAAATAAGCCTCCGGAAGAATAGGGGGCCCATTGTCAATGGGCTTCCCAGAACCATTAAAAATACGGCCAAGCATGTCCAACGAGACAGGTGTTTTTAAAACCTGGAAGCAAGTTATAAATACAATATTAGAAAAAtatggcaaaaaaaaaaaaaaaccttgagGATCATAAGAAacgaaaattttcataaattgtCACTAACATCATTACTATAAGAGAACATAATCATAAATCAATAGTTAACTCCTAAAattcatcaagattcataaactAATGACTGTTCATAGAAAGAGTTTTGTGAATTTATTGCCTGGAGCTTATAGACCATGAACTATAATAAAGCACTACTACCCAAGTTGAACAGCAGTTTTCAACTCAATCTTAAACAGGTCGATCCCATGGGCCATAGATTCAACTATTTTGTTAAGGGCAGTGTCGAAGTAATACTATTACAAAGAAACTGTGAGAGGTGAAAGATAAATTTGACAGTATAAGAATGTGATTGTGTTGTGATTCACTAAGATACAAATTCCACTCCTGTAAAATTTGCAATTTCCAGCAAAACTAACAGAAAACAACTTTATGATAAATGCAGCCGAAAAAATAGTACTGATAAATACAATTAAACAAGTTTTTTTCTTATATTTTGATTGCAAGACGAAATATTTAGGTTAACAATAATATTCATGGAGCAATAAGTTCATACTCCTTCAGCAACAGTAATCCAactaattatgatttttttaaaaaaaataaagtgtaAAACCGCCGCACCTCTCCTGTAAACTGAACGGTAGTATATTTGTTATCAATTCCAGATGTTCCTTCAAAAACCTGGTAAAAAAATGGGAATCAGAAAATGgttatatatagataagtatATTGAaagcacaggtgatgatgaaACATTAATGCACCACGTAAGATTTGTGTAACACAAATAGCTCATAGAAAAGAATCTCTTCGGTAGGTAGTTCGAGTAAGTCCTCGACAAAACTCTAAAAGATCTccagaattttattttataaaagaaAAGTGGCATCCACTACTTGCCATAAAGCCTAGTGAGTAGTGACACCATAATTCTGTGATTTATTGTACAAAGGAGAATTTAAAGGCAAGCCAAATGATCCAAGATCTCACAACAAATTGGTGGGAAATAAGAAGATTAACCCAAccgaaaaaaaaagagtgataaaCTTGGATGATATTCACCTGAACAACAGCCTTCTCCCCATCAACTTCCAAGACCTGCCCACGCCGGGTTGTTCCATCTCCTAGGCGAATATTGACAATTTCTTGGTACTTAGGTCCCTGAACATTTTTGAAGTAACACTTAATATTTTACACTTCTCAGAACGATACTTAGAGAATTAAATGTGAATATCGAGAGACACAAAATAGAACTGAATGATAATTTTACAGCAGCACTGCACTCACCTTGACTTTGTCAAGAATAACCAGAGGTCCAGCAACTCCAGATACAGTTCTGTattctgcaaaaaaaaaaaaggcagtCCTAAAGCGCTCGCTTGGTGACCAATCAATGCCTGTAGGATATATATTCTACATTCTTTACTCATAGAAACAATCTGTGACAAACTAGATTATAAAAATCTCATCTTTATAAATACATGGTACTAATATGCATTCCAAAACACACATTCGAAAAAAAACACTCGTGCTGATAAAAAAAACCCTGAAAGTGAATCTCAATAATAATGGGAAAAAAAAACGGATATTTACAAATGTGTACAACTCCATCTTTTATGGCAAGAGTACAGTTGCAGTAGATAAGAAAATTAACGAAGAGAACATACCCATTCCAATCTCCAAAGTTCCTTCCTCCATTTCAACGTTGTTCTGCGCCACGC
It encodes:
- the LOC140886282 gene encoding V-type proton ATPase subunit B2 isoform X2, producing the protein MGVAQNNVEMEEGTLEIGMEYRTVSGVAGPLVILDKVKGPKYQEIVNIRLGDGTTRRGQVLEVDGEKAVVQVFEGTSGIDNKYTTVQFTGEVLKTPVSLDMLGRIFNGSGKPIDNGPPILPEAYLDISGNSINPSERTYPEEMIQTGISTIDVMNSIARGQKIPLFSAAGLPHNEIAAQICRQAGLVKRLEKSDNLLDHDGEDNFAIVFAAMGVNMETAQFFKRDFEENGSMERVTLFLNLANDPTIERIITPRIALTTAEYLAYECGKHVLVILTDMSSYADALREVSAAREEVPGRRGYPGYMYTDLATIYERAGRIEGRKGSITQIPILTMPNDDITHPTPDLTGYITEGQIYIDRQLHNRQIYPPINVLPSLSRLMKSAIGEGMTRRDHSDVSNQLYANYAIGKDVQAMKAVVGEEALSSEDLLYLEFLDKFERKFVAQGAYDTRNIFQSLDLAWTLLRIFPRELLHRIPAKTLDQYYSRDAAN
- the LOC140886282 gene encoding V-type proton ATPase subunit B2 isoform X1; this translates as MGVAQNNVEMEEGTLEIGMEYRTVSGVAGPLVILDKVKGPKYQEIVNIRLGDGTTRRGQVLEVDGEKAVVQVFEGTSGIDNKYTTVQFTGEVLKTPVSLDMLGRIFNGSGKPIDNGPPILPEAYLDISGSSINPSERTYPEEMIQTGISTIDVMNSIARGQKIPLFSAAGLPHNEIAAQICRQAGLVKRLEKSDNLLDHDGEDNFAIVFAAMGVNMETAQFFKRDFEENGSMERVTLFLNLANDPTIERIITPRIALTTAEYLAYECGKHVLVILTDMSSYADALREVSAAREEVPGRRGYPGYMYTDLATIYERAGRIEGRKGSITQIPILTMPNDDITHPTPDLTGYITEGQIYIDRQLHNRQIYPPINVLPSLSRLMKSAIGEGMTRRDHSDVSNQLYANYAIGKDVQAMKAVVGEEALSSEDLLYLEFLDKFERKFVAQGAYDTRNIFQSLDLAWTLLRIFPRELLHRIPAKTLDQYYSRDAAN